The genomic window GGCGTCCAGAGAATTTTGTGAGGGGCTGCGGGCGCTCGGGCATCATGCCAACGACCTTGTGCACACAAGTTGTGTCACATCCTGTTCCGCCATGGAAGGCTTTGGCAGGCGATGCAGCAATGCTTTGGCGGCCTGCAGGTCAGACGCGAGCAGGCTGACACCCCGGCGCCGCATACGCTCGGACTCCATAGCGGTCTCCAGCGGATAGGACGGTACTTGTTCACATTCAAAACCCTGGGCGCGCAGGTGTGCCATCAGCCAGGCACCGTCCGGGATGGCTAGGTGCCGGGGGCCTCCAGGCCACGCCAGTTCTCACCGTACTGGTTGCGCAAAAGCTGGCGGCGTTGGGGACGCTGAGCAGCAAAACACCCTGCGGCTTCAACGATGCCAGCAACAACTCCAGCATATGCAGGGGTTGGTGCACATGCTCCAGCACATGTGAGCACACCACGCAATCTACCTGCCCTTGTAGTGGGCCAACAACTCGTAGCCCCCTGCTCCACCCGAAGACCCTGAGCCTGCGCGGCTTGAACTGCGGACGCATCCAGTTCTATGCCTTGCGCCTGCCAGCCCAATTGACTCGCCAGCTTGAGCTTGTCGCCATTGCCGCATCCGACATCGATCAACAGACCCTGGTAATTGCACCCACTGGCACAGGCCAAAGGGTTCGGCGATCCAGGATTCAACACAGTGGTTGTCCAGGCCGCCCAGCGCGGAAGGCCGAGACGCGGTGTGATCGAGGTTTTCAGGCGGTAGGACCAGTACTCGTTGCGCAGGCGTTGTTTGAATTGGTGCAAGCGACCGCCGGACTGGTCGCCACCATGGGTGTAGTAATGGGCGTATGCGTTGCCTATTGAGGCAGGCGTGGGGCGCGGGCTCAGGTACAGCGCCCTGCACCCATTGCAGTTCCAGTAGTGCCAGCGCCCCGGCGCACTGCGGAATGCCCAGTCCTGCACTTCGGAATAGGCCAGGCTGCGCTTTGAACAGCCACAACACGGACACTCGGATACCGCCTCCAGGTCCTCCACTGGCCAAGCCGCATCAAACGCCATACAACCTCCGCACAGCCAGGTGCAACAACAACCAGTCCAGCGCCACGCGGGCCAGCCATGCCAGTGCAGCACCGATGAGTCCGAACTGTACTGACAACAGCCATACTGCGAGCCCATAGGCCAGCAACTCTGCCAGATGAAAAAGGGCCGTCAGGCGTGGGTTACCCTTGGCGTGTAGCAGGGTATAGGGCACAGACGCCAAGGCGTTGACCCAGACCCCTACACACAACACCAACACTACCGGCAAGGCGGAGCGTGCAAAATCCACCGATATCCATACAGACAGAGCCGGATAAGCCACCACGCCAGCGGCCGTACATATCCCCAACATGACGACACCTACGCGCCAATAGGTTTGCCGATAGGCTTGGGCGGCCTGGACAGACGCCATTGCGGCCAACCGCGGCAAGAGCGCACCGGTCAAAGCCATCGGGATCAGCAGGAGGCGCAGCAACATATCTTGCGGAATCGCGTAAAAGGCAACTGGTCGGAACCTACTGCAGCACTGACAAAGAACCGGTCCCCGTACACCATTAACGGACCAACGATACCCGTCACGGTGACCCACACACCAAAGCTCCACAAAGACTGCAGGTGGCGGCGGGCAAAACCCAGTCCAC from Rhodoferax sp. AJA081-3 includes these protein-coding regions:
- a CDS encoding class I SAM-dependent methyltransferase produces the protein MRPQFKPRRLRVFGWSRGLRVVGPLQGQVDCVVCSHVLEHVHQPLHMLELLLASLKPQGVLLLSVPNAASFCATSTVRTGVAWRPPAPSHPGRCLADGTPARPGF